One window of the Trypanosoma brucei gambiense DAL972 chromosome 3, complete sequence genome contains the following:
- a CDS encoding protein kinase, putative — protein MLNRLFGRGKSKKDKDKDKDKSKEKEKRDGESSNTKSGNSHKSGSERKDENTTEKVTKEDFETIDTLGKGSFAYVVLVRRVGTNNLYAMKVVNKQGLLDHNRCRDVFIERNVLSRINHPFLLKLYWTFQSEHKLFFVMEYMAGGDLDKYMNSVPNKQLDLPTSKLYGAEILMAILTLHEQSVIYRDLKPENILLTGDGHCVLADFGLSKDFYDAKMGENASVTDMRANSFVGSPFYVAPDVLKQREYTNAVDFWSFGILLYRMLCGRTPFSGKNMKEVFDNILYSDLRFPSTVSIPSEAKDLISRLLVKDAAHRIKGPEVKAHPFWTGINFDEVMQKKVKPPRWVPAPSVDKLIAERSAAQSGNNSSKNPAQVVNTPAHSSQLNARQQQLFNGFSCTTDNHLGGGS, from the coding sequence ATGCTCAATAGACTATTTGGCCGGGGCAAGAGCAAGAAGGATAAAGATAAGGATAAGGATaaatcaaaggaaaaggaaaagagggatggCGAAAGCTCCAATACAAAGAGTGGAAACAGTCACAAGAGTGGCAGCGAGCGTAAGGATGAAAATACCACCGAAAAGGTGACAAAGGAGGACTTTGAAACAATTGACACATTAGGAAAGGGATCCTTCGCATATGTAGTTCTTGTGCGCCGTGTGGGGACAAACAACTTATATGCTATGAAGGTGGTAAATAAACAGGGGCTTCTCGATCACAATCGATGCCGCGATGTCTTTATCGAACGTAATGTGCTCTCCCGTATTAATCATCCCTTCCTCTTAAAGCTCTACTGGACTTTTCAGTCCGAGCACAAACTCTTCTTTGTGATGGAGTACATGGCGGGAGGTGACCTTGACAAATATATGAATTCAGTTCCTAACAAGCAGCTTGACTTACCCACATCCAAGTTGTATGGGGCTGAGATCCTAATGGCAATTCTCACATTGCACGAACAGAGCGTCATTTATCGTGATTTGAAACCGGAGAACATATTGTTAACTGGAGATGGACACTGCGTTTTGGCGGATTTTGGTCTATCAAAAGACTTTTATGATGCCAAAATGGGTGAGAATGCATCGGTAACGGACATGCGGGCGAACTCATTTGTTGGTTCACCATTTTATGTCGCACCTGATGTTCTGAAGCAACGTGAGTACACGAACGCCGTGGACTTTTGGTCCTTTGGAATTCTGTTATACCGCATGTTATGTGGCCGCACGCCATTTAGTGGGAAGAATATGAAAGAAGTGTTCGACAACATTCTCTATTCGGATCTCCGCTTCCCAAGCACTGTTTCAATTCCGTCTGAGGCGAAAGATTTGATAAGTCGGCTGCTGGTGAAAGATGCAGCCCATCGCATTAAGGGACCAGAAGTAAAAGCTCACCCATTCTGGACAGGCATTAACTTCGATGAAGTGATGcaaaagaaggtgaaaccACCGAGGTGGGTACCCGCTCCATCAGTAGATAAGTTAATAGCGGAACGCTCAGCTGCACAAAGTGGAAACAACTCATCAAAGAATCCCGCACAGGTTGTTAACACACCAGCACATTCGAGTCAATTAAATGCtcggcagcagcaactctTTAATGGGTTTTCATGTACTACTGATAATCATCTGGGTGGTGGTAGTTAG
- a CDS encoding T. brucei spp.-specific protein — MCVFFAKFGTSSFEFSGKTGDIIVNKKAYTKLLEMRSYIVFVAVVTLQHICVNSKAHENNIVNGKEFEALCGFVNLALDKQTPEDLERKVKETEDKIQGETEAPEENVKKLEELKLKAKTYKEENGDLWNGRALSAIRKNLTEALYGNGHKQVVVGRTRGGRSELCGRAGGQPGNKAGDALALDLLCICAASGEGKGGSAVCCDGCNTTYVGSWVPQRNSPDHWNLLHPKCSNVRREKTRPLQALSEAVAFFLGELQEIPGSSSDSRNLLGARGADLHNGCDGSTEVGHGRCVIYLPRHVNESTPTISWYLKLREAATRMEELIQAEEYLVKIQNQVNELKREARPVPNNSSEKEKDESNNTDNGLEGKKPTTSSKRGCSGFESKVTCLEQKPRCEWNGSECVTPIRRLFTSSGVNRLPAPLKLFFLVF, encoded by the coding sequence atgtgtgtatttttcGCTAAGTTTGGTACGTCATCTTTCGAATTTTCTGGGAAGACAGGTGACATCATTGTGAACAAAAAGGCATATACGAAATTGTTGGAGATGAGGAGTTACATCGTGTTTGTTGCGGTGGTAACGCTGCAACATATCTGCGTCAATTCAAAGGCGCATGAAAACAACATTGTGAATGGAAAGGAATTCGAAGCGCTGTGTGGTTTTGTAAATCTTGCGCTGGATAAACAGACACCGGAGGATCTGGAGCGCAAGGTTAAGGAAACAGAAGACAAAATTCAGGGAGAGACCGAAGCGCCCGAagaaaatgttaaaaaaCTTGAGGAACTTAAACTAAAAGCGAAAACATATAAGGAAGAGAACGGTGATTTATGGAACGGCCGGGCCTTATCAGCTATCAGAAAAAATTTAACAGAAGCGCTGTACGGCAACGGTCATAAACAGGTGGTGGTCGGGCGCACGCGGGGTGGGAGGTCGGAGTTATGTGGAAGAGCTGGCGGCCAGCCCGGAAATAAAGCGGGTGATGCGCTGGCGCTTGATTTACTGTGCATCTGTGCAGCATCCGGCGAAGGCAAAGGCGGCAGCGCGGTTTGCTGTGATGGATGCAACACCACTTATGTAGGATCATGGGTACCCCAGAGAAATTCTCCTGATCACTGGAATTTGCTCCATCCCAAGTGCAGCAACGtgaggagagagaaaactCGGCCGCTTCAAGCGCTCTCAGAGGCGGTCGCTTTCTTCCTCGGCGAACTCCAGGAAATACCGGGCTCCTCATCGGATTCACGAAACTTACTGGGCGCGCGCGGCGCCGACTTACACAACGGCTGCGACGGAAGCACCGAGGTTGGCCATGGCCGATGCGTAATATATCTCCCAAGACACGTCAATGAAAGCACGCCAACAATTTCGTGGTATCTAAAGTTGCGGGAAGCTGCAACCAGAATGGAAGAACTGATCCAAGCCGAGGAGTACCTCGTGAAGATTCAAAACCAAGTAAACGAATTGAAGAGGGAGGCACGACCTGTCCCAAACAATTcaagcgaaaaagaaaaggacgaATCCAATAATACTGATAATGGactggaggggaaaaaaccgACTACGTCTTCTAAAAGAGGATGCTCTGGTTTCGAAAGCAAGGTAACTTGCCTGGAACAGAAGCCGCGGTGCGAATGGAATGGGAGCGAATGCGTGACTCCCATACGAAGATTATTCACCTCCAGCGGTGTAAACCGCCTCCCAGCACCACTTAAGTTATTTTTTCTAGTTTTTTAA
- a CDS encoding expression site-associated gene (ESAG) protein,putative, whose protein sequence is MRYETVFTVGLFAIVLSPSFQGDMVGYKWTTESINWSAITRLVGVNDKYHNAGEFETLCRIYRITQAEAPQPSFENREKEGEIMNKLEEMVKQTAGAGVNNSSSKSGNSTTAYQEIRKLLEKAKKLKEEIEANRTKALYASRSAEDNMLRAVYGDAVDVARNENKTLEQAMRGNKSLLFNNVDNAGTSCGSYGEKFVGKTLINDFFCLCVGEAKKVQIKKSVAKDEYDPTYDGVYNGFNCPCKDEMRRPRSGSWTMMANFCKGNSSPCKPENIKYNHTEAWDVISKACVYKNIASNVKTLKSALAQFDALVEMEQDKYQVKGILGYADISENTNRTCTGHTAGFTCVSYNHTLENGGIPWYNRLTNATEQLQEMDEYAKEADSHLHELEEYQHEAEEIFLEVKLGGDAELWRSNRGQDDGEGGNAEVNNNGFNYIDITTDIFTLMILSLFCMS, encoded by the coding sequence ATGAGGTATGAAACAGTGTTTACTGTTGGGTTGTTTGCGATTGTTttatctccttcctttcaggGCGATATGGTTGGGTACAAGTGGACCACAGAATCTATAAACTGGAGTGCGATTACCAGGCTCGTCGGCGTCAACGACAAGTACCACAACGCTGGTGAGTTCGAGACACTGTGCAGGATTTACAGAATTACGCAGGCTGAAGCTCCACAACCTTCCTTTGAGAATcgcgaaaaggaaggagagattATGAAtaagttggaggaaatggtCAAACAGACGGCGGGTGCTGGTGTTAATAACAGTTCAAGCAAGTCAGGTAACAGCACAACAGCATATCAGGAGATAAGGAAACTACTtgaaaaagcgaaaaaactgaaggaagaaattgAGGCGAATAGGACAAAAGCCTTATACGCAAGTCGTTCTGCTGAAGATAATATGCTGAGAGCTGTGTATGGCGACGCTGTGGATGTGGCAAGAAATGAGAATAAAACTCTAGAGCAAGCcatgaggggaaacaaatcaCTGCTGTTCAATAATGTCGACAATGCGGGCACGAGCTGCGGTTCTTATGGAGAGAAGTTTGTCGGAAAGACATTAATTAATGACTTCTTCTGCCTATGTGTGGGAGAGGCTAAGAAAGTACAAATCAAGAAAAGTGTAGCAAAAGATGAATATGACCCAACCTATGACGGTGTTTATAATGGGTTTAATTGTCCCTGCAAGGATGAGATGAGGAGACCGAGAAGTGGTAGTTGGACCATGATGGCCAATTTCTGTAAGGGCAACAGCAGCCCCTGCAAGcctgaaaatataaaatacaACCATACTGAGGCATGGGATGTGATTAGTAAAGCTTGCGTGTACAAGAATATTGCATCTAATGTGAAAACCTTAAAGAGTGCGCTAGCTCAGTTCGATGCGTTAGTGGAAATGGAACAGGATAAGTATCAGGTGAAGGGTATTCTTGGGTACGCGGATATTTCAGAAAACACAAATCGCACCTGCACGGGTCATACTGCTGGATTCACATGCGTCAGTTACAATCACACACTTGAAAATGGTGGGATCCCTTGGTACAACCGCCTTACTAATGCTACCGAGCAACTGCAAGAAATGGATGAATATGCCAAAGAGGCTGACAGTCATCTTCATGAGTTGGAAGAATACCAACAtgaggcagaggaaataTTTCTTGAGGTGAAGCTAGGTGGTGATGCTGAGCTATGGCGAAGTAACCGAGGTCAGGATGATGGTGAAGGTGGCAATGCTGAAGTAAATAATAATGGATTCAACTATATAGATATAACAACTGATATTTTTACATTAATGATTctatcccttttttgtatgtCTTAG
- a CDS encoding variant surface glycoprotein (VSG)-related,putative, whose product MLRKAMWKILVTMLCVVWKAAGLSVPAAEIENTLNQREFDVLCSFLNLTLRIHEWVEKERLTAEVANDFDSSAMKVLYGSDSDGSLNWTGKEKREADCGYTSIFGGGFGGKALALDLLCLCRPSGNGDHQKNLCCEANAWYDPAESWGNKDRAEESWGKIKQKCTEQINIESIGFESLTTTVQNLRKKLNEMTEKTTERETKRLGHGYEPITKSCGGSGSANNAPCVFYKMEGRGANQVKIEWLTQLEDLVKRLKTPKKESAQKVNKMPPQEQREPPIPTRGSPPRQSPPEIKVQPEEDPSPEQRPKQSPSTATDGNTPMAPNTSAATQSTTDPDSVPLGETRTNHSLQPSHQPLRPKNVAQAISPLVVFLLFLL is encoded by the coding sequence atgCTTAGGAAGGCGATGTGGAAAATATTAGTGACTATGCTGTGCGTGGTTTGGAAGGCAGCAGGGTTGAGCGTGCCAGCCGCAGAGATAGAAAATACGTTGAACCAAAGGGAGTTTGACGTGCTCTGCAGTTTCTTAAATTTGACACTGAGAATACACGAGTGGGTGGAGAAAGAGAGACTCACAGCCGAGGTCGCAAACGACTTCGACAGTTCCGCGATGAAAGTCTTGTACGGTAGTGACAGCGATGGCTCCCTTAATTGGactggaaaagaaaaacgagaAGCTGACTGTGGCTACACCAGCATATTCGGAGGCGGATTTGGAGGCAAAGCGTTAGCGCTGGACCTTCTGTGTCTTTGCAGACCCAGCGGAAACGGTGACCACCAAAAAAATCTGTGCTGCGAAGCCAATGCGTGGTATGATCCTGCCGAAAGTTGGGGAAACAAGGACAGAGCCGAAGAAAGTTGGGGGAAAATCAAGCAAAAGTGCACCGAGCAAATTAATATAGAAAGCATCGGTTTTGAATCATTAACCACAACCGTCCAAAATCTTAGGAAAAAACTGAATGAAATGACcgagaaaacaacagagagGGAAACTAAGCGCCTCGGACACGGGTATGAGCCAATCACCAAATCTTGTGGAGGGTCTGGCAGTGCAAATAACGCCCCATGTGTTTTCTATAAAATGGAAGGCAGAGGAGCAAATCAAGTCAAAATTGAATGGTTGACACAACTAGAAGACCTTGTCAAAAGGTTGAAAACCcctaaaaaggaaagtgcaCAAAAAGTCAACAAAATGCCACCGCAGGAGCAGAGGGAACCGCCTATTCCAACAAGAGGCTCACCACCCCGTCAGTCACCCCCGGAAATAAAGGTACAACCAGAGGAGGATCCATCTCCCGAGCAACGTCCCAAGCAATCTCCCTCAACGGCAACTGATGGCAATACACCAATGGCACCCAACACAAGTGCAGCTACACAAAGCACCACCGACCCTGACTCGGTTCCTCTTGGTGAAACAAGAACCAATCACTCACTCCAACCCTCACACCAGCCACTTCGGCCGAAAAATGTCGCTCAGGCTATTTCACCGTTGGTGGTGTTTTTGCTCTTTCTGCTGTGA
- a CDS encoding T. brucei spp.-specific protein — MLTFTALFLASCVVLGSSAETFRCDCLHNEAEGALCRWKGKWHTANCTNTPVLLIGKGQPQGYFKLKLKVYAIFHGNGHQLHTLNCTDEDSSEDSLNATTCSDSDWRSITQQVPTEETVEQSGASEQGPSDTTKGSGSDDEETASSAPKSEGEEQEASGEGEETPKEGQGPSGEGQQSPGEKRGTAGEKRGAGGEGLTRKEPEKGGATQRGKHTHPREESSPEKGTGSDHQHKGAEDGTATNGKQDADPGREEPVRGRDDTAAAGAGIVSNTGRIDRRPENKKGNNVRYGATQNLLVAIVCFITG, encoded by the coding sequence ATGTTGACATTTACAGCGTTGTTTCTAGCAAGTTGTGTAGTTTTGGGATCTTCAGCGGAGACTTTCAGGTGTGACTGTCTGCATAATGAAGCGGAAGGGGCGCTGTGCAGATGGAAGGGCAAGTGGCACACTGCCAACTGCACAAACACTCCTGTGCTTCTGATCGGAAAGGGACAACCACAGGGATATTTCAAGCTGAAGCTCAAAGTGTACGCCATTTTTCATGGAAACGGCCACCAACTGCACACCCTTAATTGCACGGACGAGGACTCAAGCGAGGATTCACTCAATGCCACAACATGCTCCGACTCCGACTGGCGGAGTATAACACAACAGGTCCCGACAGAAGAGACGGTAGAGCAGTCTGGCGCGTCTGAACAGGGACCCTCAGACACAACTAAGGGTAGCGGTTCGGACGACGAAGAGACAGCGAGCAGTGCTCCCAAAAGTGAGGGGGAGGAGCAGGAAGCTTCGGGGGAAGGTGAGGAAACTCCAAAGGAAGGTCAGGGACCTTCGGGGGAAGGTCAGCAAAGTCCGGGGGAAAAGCGGGGAACTGCTGGGGAGAAGCGGGGAGCTGGAGGTGAGGGCTTGACCCGAAAGGAAccagaaaagggaggagcaACTCAGAGAGGGAAGCATACTCACCCTCGAGAGGAATCTTCACCAGAAAAAGGTACGGGGAGTGATCACCAACACAAAGGCGCAGAAGATGGCACGGCGACCAATGGGAAACAGGATGCAGACCCAGGAAGGGAGGAACCAGTGCGCGGACGGGATGATACCGCTGCAGCAGGTGCAGGAATTGTATCAAACACAGGAAGAATCGACCGCAGaccagaaaacaaaaaaggaaacaacgtGAGATATGGAGCGACACAGAACCTCCTTGTCGCAATTGTATGCTTTATCACCGGATAA